A single genomic interval of Streptomyces sp. NBC_00663 harbors:
- a CDS encoding nucleoside triphosphate pyrophosphohydrolase has protein sequence MNTTSPEVTPDTPADPGRIVLLTTSHRVAPGLLSWPAWQALHAADRVLCADGAHPQLPYLREAGTAVDEASPTAEELVAACAGGHTVVVVATGEGEPALTDGLARLAGSGRVSMPDLELLPASYDLPGARLLDLVQVMDRIRAECPWSSQQTHKGLAKYGIEEAYELVEAIEDGDRDELREELGDVLLQVVFHARIAEEHPDAPFSIDDVAGGIVTKLIHRHPHVFGDETATTPEEVKEHWLRTKAIEKQRESVTDGIPLGQPGLALATKLASRVRTAGLEVPLPKGEGIGYELLALAAGAEAEGVDPEAALRVAARAYRDAVRTAEGLGA, from the coding sequence GTGAACACCACCAGCCCCGAAGTCACGCCGGACACCCCCGCGGACCCCGGCCGCATCGTCCTGCTGACCACCAGCCACCGCGTCGCCCCCGGCCTGCTGTCCTGGCCCGCCTGGCAGGCCCTGCACGCCGCCGACCGGGTGCTGTGCGCCGACGGCGCGCACCCGCAGCTGCCGTATCTGCGCGAGGCCGGGACAGCGGTCGACGAGGCGTCGCCGACCGCGGAGGAACTGGTCGCCGCCTGCGCGGGCGGTCACACCGTGGTCGTCGTGGCGACCGGTGAGGGCGAACCGGCCCTCACCGACGGCCTCGCCCGCCTCGCCGGCTCGGGCCGTGTGTCCATGCCCGATCTGGAACTCCTCCCCGCCTCCTACGACCTCCCCGGCGCCCGCCTCCTCGACCTCGTCCAGGTCATGGACCGCATCCGCGCCGAGTGCCCCTGGTCCTCGCAGCAGACCCACAAGGGCCTGGCCAAGTACGGCATCGAGGAGGCGTACGAACTCGTCGAGGCCATCGAGGACGGCGACCGCGACGAACTCCGCGAGGAACTCGGCGACGTCCTCCTCCAGGTCGTCTTCCACGCCCGCATCGCGGAGGAGCACCCGGACGCCCCCTTCTCCATCGACGACGTGGCAGGCGGCATCGTCACCAAGCTCATCCACCGCCACCCCCATGTCTTCGGCGACGAGACGGCGACGACCCCGGAGGAGGTCAAGGAGCACTGGCTGCGCACCAAGGCGATAGAGAAGCAGCGGGAGTCGGTGACGGACGGCATCCCCCTCGGCCAGCCCGGTCTGGCCCTCGCCACGAAACTGGCGTCGCGGGTCCGGACGGCGGGCCTGGAGGTACCGCTGCCGAAGGGCGAGGGCATCGGGTACGAACTGCTCGCGCTGGCGGCCGGCGCCGAGGCCGAGGGCGTCGATCCGGAGGCGGCGCTGCGGGTGGCGGCGCGGGCCTATCGGGACGCCGTACGCACGGCTGAGGGGCTCGGCGCTTAG
- a CDS encoding SurA N-terminal domain-containing protein gives MHRRRRTAFLLSAAIVAAPLLTACGSDAHPGAAAVVGDQRITVAQLETRVNEVRDAQRAALPDDAQYAQAIAKTGTLTRDTLHGMVLDQVLHRAAEDAGITVTRKEIQTMRTGLEQQAGGSKALETAWLQQYGVAPERLDDNLRLQLEAQKLAAALGTDTSQPAFWAALSKASEELDVDLNPRYGTWDVKKSSRVDAKTPWVREVTASGTQQTA, from the coding sequence TTGCACCGCCGTCGTCGCACCGCGTTCCTCCTCTCCGCCGCGATCGTCGCGGCGCCGCTGCTCACCGCCTGCGGGAGCGACGCGCATCCCGGCGCGGCCGCCGTCGTCGGCGACCAGCGGATCACCGTCGCGCAGCTGGAGACCAGGGTGAACGAGGTGCGTGACGCCCAGCGCGCCGCGCTGCCGGACGACGCGCAGTACGCGCAGGCCATCGCCAAGACCGGCACCCTCACCCGCGACACCCTGCACGGCATGGTCCTCGACCAGGTCCTGCACCGCGCCGCCGAGGACGCCGGCATCACCGTCACCCGCAAGGAGATCCAGACCATGCGCACCGGTCTGGAACAGCAGGCCGGCGGCTCCAAGGCCCTGGAGACGGCCTGGCTCCAGCAGTACGGCGTCGCCCCCGAGCGCCTCGACGACAACCTCCGCCTCCAGCTGGAGGCCCAGAAACTCGCCGCCGCCCTCGGCACCGACACCAGCCAGCCCGCCTTCTGGGCGGCCCTGTCCAAGGCGTCCGAGGAACTCGACGTCGACCTCAACCCCCGCTACGGCACCTGGGACGTCAAGAAGAGCAGCCGCGTCGACGCCAAGACGCCGTGGGTACGCGAGGTCACGGCATCGGGGACCCAGCAGACGGCCTGA